The proteins below are encoded in one region of Paenibacillus albus:
- the efeO gene encoding iron uptake system protein EfeO, producing the protein MLKSSKVLGVIALSSVLALTACNSNSSNTNTSNVATQSNDAASTNTSNSSNANNSSSNNAIQDGTAKMLEQVKQLQDAIGKQDSGGVKTIGKTINDTWLSYENSVRQTFPLEYTDVEKYEMPIFSASAYDKIDFEALDSTAKSLINALTTLQQAKPSSASSSELLTEAVKKYEQYVVDQTNKLTAQTQLFVDAVKAGDIDKAKAEYVKARVYYESIEPIAESFGELDPLIDARLADVDDPNTWTGFHEIEKALWVDKSLTGQEKYADQLIKDVKSLDQEVKGLKLDPKTVVAGAMELLNEAATSKITGEEELYSHIDLVDLASNVDGSKTVYLSIIPALNEKNNDLADKLDQAFQSMEKLLSGYVKEGQYVLYTDLTTDQIREISDQLSTLSELMSQTAAIL; encoded by the coding sequence ATGTTGAAATCGTCAAAAGTACTAGGTGTAATTGCTCTTTCAAGTGTATTGGCTTTAACTGCATGCAATAGCAACTCGAGTAATACAAACACATCGAATGTGGCAACGCAGTCGAATGATGCTGCATCAACTAATACGTCCAATTCGAGCAATGCAAACAATTCTAGCAGCAACAATGCGATTCAAGACGGCACTGCTAAAATGTTGGAACAAGTTAAACAATTGCAAGATGCGATAGGTAAGCAAGATTCAGGTGGCGTAAAGACCATCGGTAAAACAATTAACGACACATGGTTATCATACGAGAATAGTGTTCGTCAAACGTTCCCGCTGGAGTATACCGATGTAGAGAAGTATGAGATGCCTATTTTTTCGGCATCCGCGTATGACAAAATCGATTTTGAAGCGCTTGATTCGACAGCAAAGAGCTTGATTAATGCTTTAACTACATTGCAGCAAGCTAAACCATCCTCTGCGAGTTCGTCGGAGCTGCTGACGGAGGCTGTTAAGAAATATGAGCAATACGTCGTTGATCAGACGAACAAGCTGACTGCGCAAACGCAATTATTTGTAGATGCAGTTAAAGCAGGCGATATCGATAAAGCGAAGGCAGAATATGTAAAAGCACGTGTATATTATGAAAGCATTGAGCCGATCGCGGAGAGCTTCGGCGAACTCGATCCCTTGATCGATGCCCGCCTGGCAGATGTTGATGATCCGAATACATGGACAGGCTTCCACGAGATTGAGAAAGCGTTATGGGTCGATAAATCGCTTACTGGCCAAGAGAAGTACGCAGATCAATTAATTAAAGATGTAAAGTCACTTGATCAAGAAGTAAAGGGTTTGAAGCTGGATCCTAAAACGGTTGTTGCAGGAGCAATGGAGCTTCTGAACGAAGCAGCAACTTCGAAGATTACTGGTGAAGAAGAGCTTTATTCCCACATTGACCTTGTAGACTTGGCATCTAATGTGGATGGATCAAAGACTGTTTACCTGTCGATCATTCCGGCTCTGAACGAGAAGAACAATGATCTGGCGGATAAGCTTGATCAAGCTTTCCAGTCGATGGAGAAATTGCTGTCCGGTTATGTGAAGGAAGGCCAATATGTACTCTATACAGATCTAACTACGGATCAAATCCGGGAGATTAGTGATCAGCTAAGTACATTGTCCGAACTCATGTCTCAAACTGCTGCTATTCTATAA
- the efeB gene encoding iron uptake transporter deferrochelatase/peroxidase subunit, protein MEPKSGISRKDFLKLSATAGVGIALGASGLGAIMEVAKPAKTPSSAPGESGGDIIPLYGTHQPGIITPQQTYMYLASFNVTTKNKSDLITMLKDWTKFCDLSVAGGTMKLSDNALVPPTDTGETLDLPASKLTVTFGFGPSFFMNEGSDRFGIARMAPLYLKDIPRMPRDQNIDKEISGGDICVQVCANDQQVAFHAVRNLIRLSTGHASLKWMQEGFASGTPGKTPRNLFGFKDGTANKLHDSSAGYDQVVWAGDNELGWMQGGSYLAYRKIQMKLESWDRTSLADQEATFGRSKLSGAAFGSHGEFDSFDLSKLPEKSHVSLAKQTKQQIHRRAYSYTDKVDPRTGNIDAGLLFISYQRNPDEQFLPMLKLMQNNDALNSYVAHVGSAMFACPAGLKQGRYIGQNILEA, encoded by the coding sequence ATGGAACCGAAATCCGGGATATCTCGAAAAGACTTTCTAAAACTATCTGCAACTGCTGGCGTAGGGATCGCTCTGGGTGCTTCAGGTCTCGGTGCTATAATGGAGGTTGCTAAGCCAGCTAAGACGCCTTCGAGTGCTCCTGGTGAATCGGGCGGAGATATTATCCCGCTTTACGGAACCCATCAGCCTGGGATCATAACACCTCAACAGACATACATGTATTTGGCTTCTTTTAATGTAACGACGAAGAACAAATCAGACCTGATTACAATGCTGAAAGATTGGACCAAGTTTTGTGATTTGAGCGTTGCCGGCGGTACGATGAAATTAAGCGACAATGCACTTGTCCCGCCTACGGATACTGGAGAGACGCTTGATCTGCCAGCATCCAAATTAACGGTCACATTCGGATTCGGACCATCCTTCTTCATGAATGAAGGCTCCGACCGGTTTGGTATTGCACGAATGGCTCCGCTGTATTTAAAGGATATCCCGCGGATGCCGAGAGATCAGAATATTGATAAGGAAATCTCAGGTGGAGATATCTGCGTGCAAGTATGCGCGAACGATCAACAAGTCGCATTTCACGCTGTACGAAATTTGATTCGGTTGTCTACTGGACATGCTTCATTGAAATGGATGCAAGAAGGATTCGCCAGCGGTACGCCAGGGAAGACACCTCGCAACTTATTCGGCTTTAAAGATGGTACAGCAAATAAGCTGCATGATTCATCGGCTGGGTATGATCAAGTTGTTTGGGCTGGCGATAACGAGCTCGGTTGGATGCAAGGTGGCAGCTATTTGGCTTACCGGAAGATTCAGATGAAACTTGAGAGCTGGGACCGTACCTCATTGGCTGACCAAGAAGCGACCTTCGGTAGAAGCAAGCTGTCAGGCGCAGCATTTGGTTCACATGGCGAATTCGATTCGTTTGATTTATCTAAACTTCCGGAAAAATCTCATGTCAGTCTAGCAAAGCAAACGAAGCAGCAAATCCATCGCAGAGCGTACTCCTATACGGACAAGGTAGATCCCCGTACAGGCAATATCGATGCAGGATTACTTTTCATTAGTTATCAGCGTAATCCAGATGAGCAATTCTTGCCGATGCTGAAGCTTATGCAGAATAACGATGCACTCAATAGTTATGTTGCTCATGTAGGCAGTGCCATGTTCGCATGTCCGGCCGGGCTGAAGCAAGGACGCTATATTGGACAAAACATCTTAGAAGCGTAG
- a CDS encoding DUF4362 domain-containing protein yields the protein MEGGPTIRISRTIVILQTLIIVALLGVISILIVKPETKSPSNNHAYIINYDQADLARLTELVDRFNKGLGDNLMIIEPGMDSGPVIHDIISNGKEMNWTVDHSRDAGYPNNTVKTKFVCRSIRLHERDRDYIDVQLSRCDGFNANEQLPVLAFPKDKL from the coding sequence GTGGAAGGAGGACCTACTATCAGAATAAGTAGAACAATCGTTATTTTGCAGACGCTAATCATTGTCGCTTTGCTCGGCGTTATATCCATTCTGATCGTAAAGCCTGAAACGAAAAGTCCATCAAACAATCACGCATACATCATTAATTATGATCAAGCGGATCTGGCTCGGCTCACAGAATTGGTAGATCGATTCAACAAGGGGCTGGGTGACAACTTAATGATCATTGAACCGGGGATGGATAGCGGACCGGTCATACATGATATTATTTCGAATGGGAAAGAAATGAATTGGACCGTTGATCATTCGCGAGATGCTGGGTATCCCAATAACACGGTGAAGACAAAATTTGTATGCAGGTCCATTCGACTTCATGAACGTGATCGAGATTATATAGATGTGCAATTGTCACGCTGTGATGGCTTCAACGCGAACGAACAGCTCCCTGTGCTCGCTTTTCCGAAAGACAAATTGTAG
- a CDS encoding GNAT family N-acetyltransferase — MLTAKNVAVLLYDQVDSLDVTGPFDTFAAASNWGQDFRVYTVALESTDPIRTISGLTIQPDFASSDCPPPDILVVPGGWGSRKEMHNEKLTGWIYATSQQASFTLSVCTGALLLAKAGILEELRATTNRRAMDLLKEAAPASATLVENVRYVDNGRVITSAGVTAGIDAALHLVSKLHGEERAIETASRLEHDWRREPSEMIAIRRATDEDIDGIRSLFVGAAQWVHEVHGFWQWRVEHFDRETVEAFVQDHEVFVATLGNEYVGCFSMHWNDKELWGEKFHENAGYVHRLCVSRKRKGEGIGHELIRYAESYIQSKGKSWLRLDCMSNNPSLNAYYVNSGFSFQGYFDAGVWSANLYEREIAAKTPVK, encoded by the coding sequence ATGTTGACAGCCAAAAATGTAGCCGTACTTCTGTATGATCAAGTGGATTCGCTCGACGTAACGGGTCCCTTCGACACGTTCGCAGCAGCGAGTAATTGGGGACAGGACTTCCGCGTGTATACGGTTGCTCTGGAGTCTACAGACCCGATCCGGACAATAAGCGGCTTAACGATTCAGCCAGACTTCGCTTCTTCGGACTGTCCGCCTCCGGACATTCTGGTTGTTCCGGGAGGCTGGGGATCTCGCAAGGAGATGCATAATGAGAAGTTGACTGGCTGGATATACGCTACCTCACAGCAAGCTTCCTTCACGTTGTCTGTTTGCACAGGAGCATTATTGCTCGCTAAAGCCGGAATTCTCGAAGAGTTGCGCGCGACAACCAACAGACGAGCCATGGATTTGCTCAAGGAGGCTGCACCGGCTAGCGCAACGTTGGTAGAAAATGTCCGATACGTGGACAATGGCCGGGTTATTACATCGGCAGGCGTTACGGCGGGGATTGATGCTGCACTTCATCTTGTTTCCAAGCTTCACGGAGAAGAACGCGCAATCGAAACGGCGTCCAGGCTGGAGCATGATTGGCGACGTGAGCCTTCCGAAATGATCGCAATCCGCAGAGCTACGGATGAAGATATAGACGGAATCCGTTCCCTATTCGTCGGTGCTGCGCAGTGGGTTCATGAAGTGCATGGCTTCTGGCAGTGGAGAGTCGAGCATTTCGATCGTGAGACCGTCGAGGCTTTTGTCCAGGATCATGAGGTGTTTGTTGCCACTTTGGGGAACGAGTATGTCGGCTGCTTCTCCATGCATTGGAACGATAAAGAACTGTGGGGGGAGAAATTCCACGAAAATGCAGGATATGTTCATCGGCTATGTGTATCGCGCAAACGTAAAGGTGAAGGAATCGGCCACGAGCTAATCCGTTACGCTGAAAGTTATATCCAGTCTAAGGGTAAAAGCTGGCTCCGACTGGACTGTATGTCCAACAATCCGAGTCTGAATGCATACTACGTCAATTCCGGATTTAGCTTTCAGGGCTATTTTGACGCAGGCGTATGGAGTGCCAACCTGTATGAGAGGGAGATTGCAGCGAAGACACCGGTGAAATAG
- a CDS encoding Cof-type HAD-IIB family hydrolase, which produces MSTIQAIVLDLDGTLLGSDKTISPRNYKAVQRCHEAGIHIIVATARPPRAANQFVEEFPFADYMVYYNGALVTCKSKQNERHISIPMEISRQISQFIEVREPQAMISYEVNDLWYTCSPVPDSREAQLGIRPNDPKPQVVDQAQMSSFSPTKILVLGCSMWREISVQFSDDVNVIATDDGVLVQIMHKSASKEQAVQEVLTDIGVKFENVMVFGDDYNDLGLFQMAGFPVAMDNAIMELKNCAAHVTDSNDHDGVAVAIERFVEA; this is translated from the coding sequence ATGTCAACTATTCAGGCCATTGTACTAGACTTGGACGGAACCTTGCTTGGCAGCGATAAAACGATATCTCCTAGAAATTATAAGGCGGTTCAGAGATGCCATGAAGCTGGCATTCATATTATTGTTGCCACGGCGCGCCCGCCTAGAGCGGCTAATCAGTTTGTGGAGGAGTTCCCTTTTGCAGACTACATGGTTTATTACAACGGCGCGCTAGTTACATGCAAATCCAAACAGAATGAACGGCATATTAGTATTCCTATGGAGATTAGCAGGCAGATTAGCCAATTCATCGAGGTGAGAGAACCTCAAGCGATGATCTCGTACGAGGTTAATGATTTATGGTATACGTGCAGCCCAGTTCCGGATTCCCGAGAGGCACAATTAGGTATACGACCGAATGACCCGAAACCGCAGGTTGTTGATCAAGCGCAGATGAGTTCATTTTCTCCGACCAAAATATTAGTTCTTGGCTGCAGCATGTGGAGAGAGATTAGCGTGCAATTCAGTGATGACGTCAATGTAATCGCAACCGACGATGGCGTATTGGTCCAAATCATGCATAAATCTGCTTCAAAAGAACAAGCCGTGCAAGAAGTGTTAACCGATATCGGCGTTAAATTTGAGAATGTAATGGTATTCGGCGATGATTATAACGATTTGGGCCTATTCCAGATGGCTGGATTTCCTGTCGCAATGGATAACGCGATTATGGAGCTTAAGAATTGTGCAGCACACGTCACCGATTCCAATGATCATGATGGTGTTGCTGTTGCCATCGAGAGATTCGTGGAAGCATAA
- a CDS encoding zinc dependent phospholipase C family protein, with protein MGSRIMHAIIAIRIAESLSLEDRTLFLLGGIAPDAVTTKNESHFFQGDVHDFSRNVDYTGFLYKYHAHAANAYILGYFTHLVADDIWLKGFNLSWLRNRMEANKELYNQYHKEFRLLNGQLLEYYGLKDELGRLLVHRDDVLDLVEVKSKDVEAFIPYVVEDMNYPPEIIDEKLHIFTFDQIIGYIETSIEVALIKLKQAAVLYRLPL; from the coding sequence TTGGGCTCAAGAATCATGCATGCGATTATAGCGATTCGAATTGCGGAGAGTCTATCGTTAGAAGATCGAACCCTATTTCTACTAGGAGGCATAGCTCCGGATGCGGTCACCACCAAGAATGAATCGCATTTCTTCCAAGGTGACGTACATGATTTTTCGCGAAATGTCGATTATACTGGTTTTCTATATAAATACCATGCGCATGCAGCAAATGCGTATATTTTAGGCTACTTCACACATCTGGTCGCTGATGATATCTGGTTAAAAGGCTTCAATCTGTCTTGGCTGCGTAATCGGATGGAAGCGAATAAGGAGCTCTACAATCAATATCACAAGGAGTTTCGGCTGCTTAACGGACAATTGCTGGAGTATTACGGTTTGAAAGATGAGCTTGGAAGATTGCTTGTTCATCGCGACGACGTACTTGATTTGGTAGAGGTGAAATCCAAGGATGTCGAAGCATTTATCCCTTATGTCGTAGAAGATATGAATTATCCTCCGGAAATAATCGATGAGAAGCTTCATATATTCACGTTCGACCAAATCATTGGTTATATCGAAACCTCGATTGAAGTGGCATTGATTAAGTTAAAACAGGCAGCGGTCCTCTACCGGTTGCCACTATAA
- a CDS encoding AzlC family ABC transporter permease, which produces MQENTDVKRQGVVSTGDFIQGVKDCIPTLLGYLSIGFAAGVVEKTSGLSILEIILMSVLIYAGSAQFIIAGMVAAQGSVAAIIVTIFFVNLRHLLLSAALSPYFRHLTPLKNMLIGTLLTDETFGVAINQTANMQRLSERWMHGLNITAYLNWIAANIAGAFLGQWITNPEKFGLDFALPAMFIGLLVLLMVSRAKVVRDVIVAIIAVVVVVGVTLVSSASVGVIVATVIAATVGMVVEKWK; this is translated from the coding sequence ATGCAAGAGAACACAGACGTAAAAAGACAAGGAGTTGTAAGTACGGGGGATTTTATCCAAGGTGTGAAGGATTGTATTCCTACCTTGCTTGGCTACCTGAGCATTGGATTTGCCGCCGGGGTCGTTGAGAAGACATCGGGACTTAGCATACTTGAAATTATTCTGATGAGCGTCCTCATCTATGCGGGGTCGGCCCAGTTTATTATAGCGGGGATGGTTGCAGCCCAGGGCTCTGTCGCGGCAATTATCGTAACGATCTTCTTCGTGAATCTGCGCCACCTCTTGCTGAGCGCGGCGTTGTCACCTTATTTTCGCCATCTTACGCCTCTTAAGAATATGCTCATTGGTACATTGTTAACTGATGAAACCTTCGGTGTCGCCATTAATCAGACCGCCAATATGCAGCGGCTAAGCGAGAGATGGATGCACGGACTCAACATAACCGCTTACCTGAACTGGATTGCCGCCAACATTGCTGGGGCTTTCTTAGGTCAATGGATAACGAATCCTGAGAAATTCGGTCTTGATTTTGCGTTGCCAGCGATGTTTATTGGGCTTCTCGTTCTATTAATGGTGAGCCGGGCAAAGGTAGTTAGAGACGTGATTGTTGCGATTATTGCCGTAGTCGTTGTTGTAGGAGTTACGTTGGTGTCATCTGCGAGTGTCGGTGTCATCGTGGCGACAGTGATTGCCGCAACAGTAGGAATGGTGGTGGAAAAATGGAAATAA
- a CDS encoding AzlD domain-containing protein, translating into MEIRWDILLMIMGASLVTFVPRVLPLILLSRIQIPDWGMRWLNYVPIAVMAALVGQELFLQNGELSPVRNNVELFAALPTFVMAIFTRSLLGTVVVGIISIMVLRFLF; encoded by the coding sequence ATGGAAATAAGGTGGGATATTCTACTCATGATTATGGGAGCATCTCTTGTTACCTTCGTACCACGCGTGCTGCCGCTTATCCTTCTCAGTCGCATTCAAATCCCGGATTGGGGGATGCGCTGGTTGAATTATGTACCTATCGCTGTCATGGCAGCTTTGGTCGGACAAGAATTGTTCTTACAGAACGGAGAGCTTTCTCCAGTTCGAAACAACGTCGAGTTGTTCGCAGCATTACCAACTTTTGTGATGGCGATCTTTACCCGAAGTTTATTAGGCACAGTCGTTGTTGGCATTATTTCGATCATGGTGCTTCGTTTTTTGTTTTAG
- a CDS encoding alpha/beta fold hydrolase — MNGYASINGKRIYYEVYGNTNLPTFLYLHGGPGVGSYDFNVVQAQRLSQFIR, encoded by the coding sequence ATGAACGGTTATGCATCCATCAATGGCAAGCGTATCTACTATGAAGTGTACGGAAATACGAATCTACCTACTTTCTTGTATCTCCATGGAGGGCCAGGCGTAGGTTCCTATGATTTCAATGTTGTTCAGGCGCAGCGGCTATCCCAATTTATTCGGTAG
- a CDS encoding alpha/beta fold hydrolase — MDQRGCLRSDAIEEAEDFSVQHLIDDFEALRAYFGVERWGLIGHSFGGYLAIEYAYQHPNAIDQMVLECPSFDLIESFRSVVSKAEQLYLAAGDRQLADRCRGAYTCSVNELFRTFSAISEKRDQVYFRSLSPSFFDVLVEQSGIDDRDWQKQMMFQNKLNDSVFNQPNLDKLSSINCPVLLIKGRYDPICSEYQTEQFLKNVRNSSVVTFDHSAHMPRHEEPDLFAETIEAFVTLHSQVR; from the coding sequence ATTGATCAAAGAGGCTGCCTTCGTTCTGATGCAATAGAAGAGGCGGAGGACTTCTCCGTTCAACATCTAATCGATGATTTTGAGGCACTTCGAGCATACTTCGGCGTTGAACGTTGGGGGCTAATTGGTCATTCTTTTGGCGGCTATCTGGCTATTGAGTATGCGTACCAGCATCCGAATGCGATTGATCAAATGGTACTAGAATGTCCATCGTTCGATCTTATTGAATCCTTCCGTTCTGTTGTGAGCAAGGCTGAGCAGCTTTACCTAGCAGCAGGGGACAGACAGCTTGCCGATAGGTGCAGAGGTGCTTATACCTGCTCTGTGAACGAATTGTTTCGTACCTTTAGTGCGATTTCGGAGAAGCGAGATCAAGTTTATTTTCGCTCCTTGAGTCCGAGTTTTTTTGATGTCCTCGTTGAACAATCGGGCATTGATGACCGAGACTGGCAGAAGCAGATGATGTTCCAGAACAAACTTAACGACTCCGTATTCAATCAACCGAATCTAGATAAGCTGAGCTCCATTAACTGCCCTGTTTTATTGATAAAAGGGCGGTATGATCCTATCTGCAGCGAATATCAAACAGAGCAATTTTTGAAAAATGTTCGGAATAGCAGCGTCGTTACATTCGACCATTCTGCACATATGCCGCGTCACGAAGAACCTGATTTATTCGCAGAAACAATTGAAGCATTTGTTACATTACATAGTCAGGTACGCTGA
- the tenA gene encoding thiaminase II codes for MSSSRFSERLYQAAEPLWLKCHEHPFLTELSAGTLSTDRFIYYLKQDYVYLIDYAKLFAIGSVKARDVQTMAKFAELLHNTLNVEMELHRQYTEKFGVSREQLEQTVPSPTTVAYTKYLLDTAAHGSLAEVVAALLPCMWSYCEIGTAFAKRPGALDHPLYREWILMYSSEEFGELTEWCIGLMDKLAEGLPEAELSRLEERFIVASKLEYMFWDMAYRLEEWPV; via the coding sequence ATGAGTTCAAGTCGATTTAGTGAAAGATTGTACCAAGCCGCAGAGCCGCTGTGGCTGAAGTGTCACGAGCATCCGTTTCTGACGGAATTGTCTGCTGGGACGCTCAGCACGGATCGTTTCATCTATTACCTTAAGCAAGATTATGTGTATTTGATTGATTACGCCAAATTGTTTGCGATCGGCAGCGTGAAAGCAAGAGATGTTCAGACGATGGCTAAGTTTGCGGAACTGCTGCATAACACGCTCAATGTGGAGATGGAGCTGCACCGTCAATATACGGAAAAGTTCGGCGTAAGCCGCGAGCAGCTGGAGCAGACGGTTCCTTCACCTACGACAGTTGCGTACACCAAATATTTGCTCGATACCGCAGCGCATGGTTCTCTTGCAGAAGTAGTGGCTGCACTGCTGCCGTGCATGTGGAGTTATTGTGAAATTGGCACCGCATTCGCGAAACGTCCTGGCGCACTTGACCATCCGCTCTACCGTGAGTGGATTCTGATGTATAGCTCAGAAGAATTTGGTGAATTGACTGAATGGTGTATAGGATTGATGGATAAATTGGCGGAAGGTCTGCCTGAGGCCGAGCTCTCGAGGCTGGAGGAGCGCTTCATCGTTGCTTCTAAGCTGGAGTATATGTTCTGGGATATGGCTTACCGATTAGAGGAGTGGCCGGTGTGA
- a CDS encoding ABC transporter ATP-binding protein, translated as MQSEIGPIALSVSELNFAFAGEAQLFSGLEFNIRKGEFVSMLAASGIGKTTLFRLIAGLLVQDAGTIAIGANSEPAAEAAKRGRIGYMPQRDCLMPWRTVLDNAALGLELRGVAKRDAKRQVLEHLPEFGLAGTERKYPHELSGGMRQRVSFLRALLGGGELLLLDEPFSALDAITRISMQEWLLQVCERHRTTVLFITHDVDEALFLSDRVLVAASSPISALSELQVSLPRPRSHKLALEEPFIRLKRQLLAMLEQGESGRKEGDVQNER; from the coding sequence ATGCAATCAGAAATTGGGCCTATTGCGCTGTCTGTCAGCGAGCTGAATTTTGCTTTTGCAGGGGAGGCTCAGTTGTTCAGCGGTCTTGAATTCAACATCCGCAAGGGAGAATTCGTCAGTATGCTCGCTGCGAGCGGGATCGGCAAGACGACGCTGTTCCGGTTAATCGCGGGATTACTCGTACAGGATGCGGGGACGATTGCGATCGGAGCAAACAGCGAGCCAGCTGCGGAAGCGGCCAAAAGAGGCCGAATCGGCTACATGCCGCAGCGGGATTGTCTAATGCCGTGGCGAACGGTGCTAGACAATGCCGCGCTTGGGCTCGAGCTTCGGGGCGTCGCCAAACGCGATGCGAAGCGCCAGGTGCTGGAGCATTTGCCCGAGTTCGGGCTTGCAGGCACGGAGCGGAAATATCCGCATGAGCTGTCAGGCGGCATGCGTCAACGGGTCTCCTTTCTGCGGGCTTTGCTTGGCGGCGGTGAGCTGCTTCTGCTCGATGAGCCATTCAGCGCCTTGGATGCGATAACGCGCATCAGTATGCAGGAGTGGCTGCTGCAAGTATGTGAGCGCCACCGTACGACGGTGCTCTTCATTACGCATGATGTTGATGAAGCGCTTTTCTTGTCTGACCGAGTCCTTGTAGCTGCGAGCTCTCCGATCTCTGCACTAAGCGAGCTGCAAGTCAGCTTGCCTCGTCCGCGAAGCCACAAGCTCGCGCTCGAGGAACCGTTCATCCGCTTGAAGCGGCAGCTGCTCGCCATGCTAGAGCAAGGCGAGAGTGGACGGAAGGAAGGTGACGTACAAAATGAAAGGTAG
- a CDS encoding ABC transporter permease — translation MKGRISAFIPVAVFLLLIAVLWEASARIFDFPHYIIPKLSDVLLSLWDNRGVLVKHFGVTLWESLLGLFISTIFGVAAAISIDVSRLAKRTLYPLIVASQTIPIIALSPIMVMWFGYEIWSKIAVVVLFTFFPIAVNTADGFRTADAGIGELLRTMGAGKRALFTKWKLPSALPGFFTGLKLAAAISVGGATLGEWLGGENGLGMYTKRASNMLRGEAVFSGVLLLSAMGIALFLAVQLLEKLVLSHRKEQ, via the coding sequence ATGAAAGGTAGAATAAGTGCTTTTATCCCGGTGGCGGTATTCTTGCTGCTGATTGCGGTTTTGTGGGAGGCCAGTGCGCGCATCTTCGATTTTCCGCATTACATTATTCCGAAGCTGTCCGATGTCCTTCTGTCGTTGTGGGACAATCGCGGCGTATTGGTGAAGCACTTCGGCGTCACGCTGTGGGAGTCGCTGCTGGGGCTGTTCATCTCGACCATTTTCGGCGTGGCGGCAGCAATCAGCATCGACGTCTCGCGGCTGGCTAAGCGGACACTCTACCCGCTCATCGTCGCTTCTCAGACCATACCGATTATTGCTTTATCGCCGATTATGGTGATGTGGTTTGGCTATGAAATATGGAGCAAAATCGCGGTCGTTGTCCTATTTACTTTCTTCCCGATCGCGGTGAATACCGCCGACGGCTTCCGCACCGCTGACGCTGGCATAGGCGAGCTGCTTCGCACGATGGGTGCAGGCAAGCGCGCGCTGTTTACGAAATGGAAGTTGCCATCCGCGCTGCCTGGATTCTTCACCGGTCTTAAGCTGGCTGCCGCGATCAGCGTCGGAGGCGCTACGCTTGGAGAGTGGCTCGGCGGAGAAAACGGTCTTGGCATGTATACGAAGCGGGCATCGAATATGCTTCGCGGGGAAGCCGTATTCTCAGGTGTTCTGCTGTTGTCGGCAATGGGCATTGCGTTGTTCCTTGCCGTTCAATTGCTGGAGAAGCTGGTGCTGAGTCATCGCAAGGAGCAATAG